The Geoglobus acetivorans genome window below encodes:
- a CDS encoding 30S ribosomal protein S6e, which translates to MEFKVVISDPSTGRAYQKVISGANANKLIGKEVGDSINGTLVELPPDYELVITGGSDKDGFPIRPDIPGPVRKRILLSGGVGYRPRERGIRKKKMVRGRVITRDIVQINMKVVKHGKVPLEEYFKSQQE; encoded by the coding sequence ATGGAGTTTAAAGTCGTGATTTCAGATCCTTCAACCGGAAGAGCGTATCAGAAGGTAATTAGCGGTGCAAATGCAAACAAGCTGATCGGTAAGGAAGTTGGCGATTCAATAAACGGAACCCTTGTTGAGCTTCCTCCCGATTATGAACTTGTTATTACAGGAGGGAGCGATAAGGACGGATTCCCGATAAGACCTGACATCCCAGGCCCTGTCAGAAAAAGAATCCTGCTTTCAGGAGGCGTGGGATACAGGCCGAGGGAAAGAGGTATCAGAAAGAAAAAGATGGTCAGGGGCAGAGTGATAACGAGGGACATCGTCCAGATAAACATGAAGGTTGTCAAGCACGGAAAGGTTCCTCTGGAGGAATATTTCAAGAGCCAGCAGGAGTAA
- a CDS encoding methyltransferase domain-containing protein, producing the protein MGILEDKKRARTFYKYFSKIYDFVNPFFYSDEMRKTVVDMARVAKGDLVLEVGCGTGFTTQEIVRRVGESNVVAVDLTPEQMAKAIARYPGSSFIRGDAENLPFEDGVFDASISAGSIEYWPHPAEGIKEMARVTKKGGRVVILAPRKPENPLVRRFAEGIMLFPSTQQMILWMQKAGLEDIRFVEMGPYFFWDKLVVIISGRKP; encoded by the coding sequence ATGGGGATTCTTGAGGATAAGAAAAGGGCAAGAACCTTTTACAAATATTTTTCAAAAATATATGATTTCGTAAATCCGTTTTTTTACTCGGACGAGATGAGAAAAACCGTTGTTGACATGGCTAGGGTTGCGAAGGGCGATCTTGTCCTTGAGGTTGGTTGCGGAACGGGCTTTACGACACAGGAGATTGTGAGGAGGGTTGGGGAGAGCAACGTTGTTGCGGTCGACCTGACCCCTGAACAGATGGCAAAGGCGATAGCAAGGTATCCCGGATCAAGCTTCATAAGAGGGGATGCTGAGAATCTGCCTTTTGAGGATGGTGTTTTCGACGCATCTATTTCGGCCGGGAGCATAGAGTACTGGCCGCATCCTGCTGAGGGAATTAAAGAAATGGCGAGGGTAACAAAAAAAGGTGGCAGGGTGGTAATACTGGCTCCAAGAAAGCCTGAAAACCCTCTTGTGAGGAGATTTGCTGAAGGGATCATGCTTTTTCCCTCTACGCAGCAGATGATACTGTGGATGCAGAAAGCTGGACTTGAGGATATAAGGTTCGTTGAAATGGGCCCTTACTTTTTCTGGGATAAACTTGTTGTGATAATTTCGGGCAGGAAGCCCTGA
- a CDS encoding RNA-binding protein — protein sequence MDTANDIRIRLAEKAFSELEKSLNNVRVQRRKELVKKIQELKSDVQIIKYSYMPFEELAEYETTVKISRSAGEILEAITSAERDFHYFTSRYWLEYLVFLPSLLKRGEIQKAYEAIRYFSGEIISVTQLSENLWLCNVDCGFKMDIVTNSEVFRSGRYAVVSHLPPRQFGNVVSEGMFVDAALDRKGELDHHDILSIKDRLGEVEAIILSILQS from the coding sequence ATGGACACGGCGAACGACATCAGAATTAGGCTCGCTGAAAAGGCTTTTTCAGAGCTTGAAAAATCCCTGAATAATGTCAGGGTTCAGAGGAGGAAAGAGCTCGTTAAGAAAATTCAGGAACTGAAAAGTGATGTTCAGATAATAAAATATTCTTACATGCCCTTTGAGGAACTGGCAGAGTATGAAACAACTGTTAAAATTTCCCGGTCTGCGGGTGAGATTCTGGAGGCCATCACCTCGGCTGAAAGGGACTTTCACTACTTTACATCCAGATACTGGCTCGAATACCTGGTTTTTCTCCCGTCCCTTCTTAAGAGGGGGGAAATCCAGAAGGCTTATGAGGCGATCAGGTATTTTTCGGGAGAGATTATTTCAGTAACTCAGCTTTCGGAAAATCTGTGGCTGTGCAATGTTGACTGCGGATTTAAAATGGACATTGTAACGAATTCCGAGGTATTCAGGAGCGGAAGGTATGCGGTTGTGAGCCACCTCCCTCCAAGACAGTTTGGAAACGTCGTGAGCGAGGGCATGTTTGTCGATGCGGCACTTGACAGGAAAGGAGAACTTGACCATCACGATATCCTGTCGATAAAGGATAGGCTTGGAGAGGTCGAGGCTATAATTTTAAGCATCTTGCAGTCCTAA
- a CDS encoding DRTGG domain-containing protein, with the protein MTHSIMISSLEEHSGKSALIIAFGKILQEEGYEIGYFKPFAVNPVKKEGEIVDEDATVTAQQLGMDEDVVGLMLDRPYVEYILSAEPSEIRGKISEKYAEISRGKDVVFVEGSADYKTGRAIGLGDFTVARLIAPKVLMVARYRDDFIIDKLLNSKDVFGAMLEKVIINRLTGYKLSYAQAVASRVIESAGMDVLGVIPHDPLLAGVFVSDLREKLGGEFIVKPEKDTIIEHLVIGAMSPSSALRYFRDVKNAVLITGGDRNDLLEVALSVPSIKCIVLTGNLEPNRAIIRRAEEKEVPVILVSEDTLTATIRIEEIFRKARVTGEIKAQRIKTLVKNHIKIEELKKYLGLQDA; encoded by the coding sequence ATGACACACTCAATCATGATATCATCTCTGGAAGAGCATTCTGGAAAGAGCGCCCTGATAATAGCCTTTGGGAAGATTCTGCAGGAGGAAGGTTACGAAATAGGATACTTCAAGCCATTTGCCGTAAACCCCGTAAAAAAAGAAGGAGAGATTGTTGATGAAGACGCTACCGTAACCGCCCAGCAGCTCGGAATGGACGAGGACGTTGTCGGGCTGATGCTGGACAGGCCCTACGTGGAATACATACTTAGCGCAGAACCTTCAGAAATAAGGGGGAAAATTTCCGAGAAGTATGCAGAAATCTCGAGAGGAAAGGACGTTGTATTTGTGGAGGGCTCGGCAGACTACAAGACGGGTAGAGCAATTGGGCTTGGAGATTTTACCGTAGCCAGACTTATTGCCCCAAAGGTCCTGATGGTCGCAAGATATCGAGACGATTTCATTATCGATAAACTGCTTAACTCAAAGGACGTTTTCGGAGCGATGCTGGAAAAGGTTATAATCAACAGACTCACCGGCTACAAGCTCTCCTACGCTCAGGCCGTGGCATCCAGGGTTATAGAGTCTGCAGGAATGGATGTTCTGGGAGTCATTCCGCATGATCCTCTGCTCGCAGGGGTGTTCGTCAGCGATTTAAGGGAAAAGCTTGGCGGAGAGTTCATCGTGAAGCCCGAGAAGGACACAATAATCGAACATCTGGTTATCGGAGCAATGTCTCCCTCATCAGCTCTCAGATACTTCAGAGATGTTAAAAACGCCGTTCTGATCACAGGTGGAGATAGGAACGACCTTCTTGAGGTTGCCCTCAGCGTACCGAGTATAAAATGCATAGTACTGACTGGCAATCTTGAACCAAACAGAGCAATAATCAGGCGTGCGGAGGAAAAAGAAGTTCCTGTAATACTGGTGAGCGAAGATACCCTGACAGCCACAATCAGGATCGAGGAAATTTTCAGGAAAGCGAGGGTTACTGGCGAGATCAAGGCGCAGAGGATCAAAACGCTTGTGAAGAACCACATTAAAATAGAAGAACTGAAAAAATACTTAGGACTGCAAGATGCTTAA
- the fen gene encoding flap endonuclease-1, producing the protein MGADIGDILKRDVVELESFSGRKIAIDAFNTIYQFITTIRQPDGTPLKDSQGRITSHFSGLLYRNASLIENGIRPVYVFDGKPPEFKEKEIKERIERKIEAEEKWATALERGEEAKKYAMMAARVDEYIITSSKRLLELLGIPCVDAPSEGEAQAAYMTAKGDVDFTGSQDYDSLLFGSPALARNLTITGRRKLPGRSVYVDVRPEVIYLEKNLGELGISREQLVDIALLVGTDYNDGVKGVGAKKALKYIKMYGDIFRTLKMLKASIDNLEEIRDFFLNPPVTDSYDISFGQPDVDGVIEFLCEEHDFSRDRVEKAVEKIQENLSATQSTLDRWF; encoded by the coding sequence ATGGGTGCGGATATTGGCGACATCCTTAAAAGAGATGTGGTTGAACTTGAATCCTTTTCAGGAAGAAAAATCGCCATAGATGCCTTCAACACAATCTATCAGTTCATAACGACCATTCGTCAACCGGACGGTACCCCGCTTAAGGATTCGCAGGGGAGAATAACATCCCACTTTTCAGGGCTTCTCTACAGAAACGCCAGTTTGATAGAGAACGGTATAAGGCCCGTTTATGTATTTGACGGCAAACCACCAGAATTCAAAGAGAAAGAGATCAAGGAAAGGATTGAAAGAAAAATTGAGGCTGAAGAAAAGTGGGCTACTGCTCTTGAGAGGGGAGAGGAGGCAAAGAAATACGCAATGATGGCTGCGAGGGTTGATGAGTACATAATCACATCTTCGAAAAGGTTGCTCGAATTGCTGGGAATCCCCTGCGTTGATGCTCCGAGTGAAGGGGAGGCTCAGGCCGCTTACATGACTGCAAAAGGCGATGTGGACTTTACCGGCAGTCAGGATTATGACTCGCTCCTCTTCGGATCTCCGGCTTTGGCGAGGAATCTCACAATAACGGGCAGGAGGAAACTGCCCGGAAGGAGCGTTTATGTGGATGTTAGACCTGAGGTAATCTATCTTGAAAAGAACCTCGGAGAACTCGGTATAAGCAGAGAACAGCTTGTGGATATTGCGCTGCTGGTGGGTACAGATTACAATGATGGGGTTAAGGGTGTTGGAGCCAAGAAGGCCCTCAAGTATATCAAGATGTATGGCGACATTTTCAGAACGCTGAAAATGCTGAAGGCGAGTATTGACAATCTTGAGGAGATTCGGGACTTTTTCCTGAACCCGCCCGTGACGGACAGCTACGACATCTCATTTGGACAGCCCGACGTTGACGGAGTGATTGAATTTCTGTGTGAGGAGCACGATTTCAGCAGAGACAGGGTTGAGAAGGCTGTTGAGAAGATCCAGGAGAATCTATCCGCAACTCAATCAACCCTGGACAGGTGGTTCTGA
- a CDS encoding molybdenum cofactor synthesis domain-containing protein: MHRHEAVESYTARIITVSTSRFEKYGRIEGIENIPEDDGSGRLIAEVLGDRARSYVLVPDDAAEIRKAVVESEEDLVIITGGTGLNPRDVTVEAIEPLFDKRLDGFGEIFRIESYKEIGYSAILSRTTAGIIGGKAVFCLPGSKNAVRLGMEIVVSIAKHVISHARGIR, from the coding sequence ATGCACAGGCACGAGGCAGTTGAGAGTTACACTGCCAGAATCATAACCGTCTCAACTTCGAGGTTTGAGAAATACGGCAGGATTGAGGGCATTGAGAACATCCCCGAGGATGATGGGTCGGGAAGGTTGATTGCCGAAGTCCTCGGAGACAGGGCAAGGAGCTATGTTCTTGTTCCGGATGACGCTGCGGAGATAAGGAAGGCTGTTGTTGAAAGCGAGGAGGATCTGGTCATAATTACGGGTGGCACCGGTCTGAACCCCAGAGACGTTACTGTGGAGGCGATCGAACCCCTCTTTGATAAGAGGCTTGATGGTTTTGGCGAGATATTCAGAATCGAGAGCTACAAGGAAATCGGATATAGTGCAATTCTGAGCAGGACAACTGCCGGAATTATCGGGGGAAAAGCAGTATTCTGCCTGCCTGGCTCAAAAAACGCTGTGAGGCTCGGGATGGAGATTGTGGTTTCCATAGCCAAGCACGTAATTTCACATGCAAGGGGAATTAGATGA
- a CDS encoding AAA family ATPase produces MIIRYEVFDEDYVPEEILFRDGQIERIAFNLKPAEQKSRPFNMLCLGPPATGKTTVMKYILKEAPPSLIGVYVNCQIHQTKQQIFSKIFDSLYGYFPPSGTSFQKLYSAILKKGVEEDRVIFVVLDDVNFLSPKLMNDIIYLILKGHEDHEGFKAAVAGISTDAKISAAFDAKVMSVFHPDEILFPVYDFDEMLEILKKRAEAGIIGGRVSQEALEFIAGKAFEYLDIRFGIHLLKMAVISADRKSRDSVSLEDAESVFEDGRTVFFRKLISALDREDLDVLKFIYGSDIKFTSEIYEALKGRMGYTKFYEILRKLENLRLIDTAAKYEKGLKRYVVRRFRREEIFRAIEEFGR; encoded by the coding sequence ATGATTATAAGATACGAGGTTTTTGACGAGGATTACGTTCCGGAAGAAATTCTCTTCAGGGATGGTCAGATCGAAAGGATAGCTTTCAATCTGAAGCCGGCCGAGCAGAAAAGCCGTCCCTTCAACATGCTCTGTCTGGGGCCGCCTGCCACCGGCAAGACCACGGTGATGAAGTATATTCTGAAGGAAGCCCCGCCCAGCCTAATAGGTGTGTATGTCAACTGCCAGATTCACCAGACAAAGCAGCAGATTTTTTCCAAGATATTCGATTCTCTTTACGGATATTTCCCACCATCCGGCACATCGTTCCAGAAACTTTATTCAGCCATTCTGAAAAAAGGTGTTGAGGAGGACCGGGTTATTTTTGTCGTTCTCGATGATGTTAATTTTCTCAGCCCTAAACTGATGAACGACATAATTTATCTGATCCTCAAAGGACATGAGGATCACGAGGGTTTTAAAGCCGCTGTAGCCGGAATATCCACGGATGCGAAAATTTCGGCAGCGTTTGATGCGAAGGTAATGTCTGTTTTTCACCCAGACGAAATACTCTTTCCGGTATATGACTTCGATGAGATGCTGGAAATTCTGAAAAAGAGAGCCGAGGCAGGGATTATTGGAGGCAGGGTCTCTCAGGAGGCGCTTGAGTTCATTGCAGGAAAGGCGTTTGAGTATCTCGACATTCGTTTTGGAATCCATCTCCTGAAAATGGCTGTGATCAGTGCGGACAGAAAATCCCGGGATTCGGTCTCCCTTGAAGATGCCGAAAGCGTTTTTGAAGATGGCAGAACTGTCTTTTTCAGGAAGCTGATATCGGCTCTCGACAGAGAGGACTTGGACGTGCTGAAGTTCATTTATGGTTCGGACATTAAGTTTACAAGCGAAATCTATGAGGCTCTAAAGGGGAGGATGGGGTACACAAAGTTTTATGAGATTCTCAGGAAGCTGGAGAATCTGAGGCTCATTGATACTGCCGCGAAATACGAAAAAGGTTTGAAGAGATATGTCGTGAGGAGATTCCGGAGAGAGGAAATTTTCAGGGCTATCGAGGAATTCGGGAGATGA
- a CDS encoding tRNA (guanine(10)-N(2))-dimethyltransferase has product MIVEGRAKIIAEGVFYNPRMKFCRDADMEIFRHLDSKSYLDALSASGIRGIRAHLEAGFDRVEFNDISSSAVKVIERNLSLNGIEAVVHNRDAASLMRERSYEHVDLDPFGSPSEFIDSACRSAKRYLSITATDTSALCGSASISGLRKYSAFAEKTEYYHEVGLRMLIGKAVREITKYDRYAEVLISWAREHYYRVHLKTGKSSRKAGKMYEKIGYILHCRKCRNRMTISVFDTPERACVCGNEFRMYGPLWLGELHRRDFVERLNKEGDTGKLFSAIENEIETITHYDIHEITKILQISPPGLDAVIERLRDEGYRASRTRFGGTSFKSDADIQTVKEIISRIPR; this is encoded by the coding sequence TTGATAGTTGAGGGCAGGGCAAAAATCATAGCCGAAGGGGTTTTTTACAATCCGAGAATGAAGTTCTGCAGAGATGCAGACATGGAAATTTTCAGACACCTCGACAGTAAAAGCTACCTTGATGCTCTTTCTGCCAGCGGTATCAGGGGAATCAGAGCCCATCTTGAGGCAGGGTTTGACCGGGTGGAGTTCAACGACATAAGCAGCAGTGCCGTTAAGGTTATCGAGAGAAATCTCAGCCTGAATGGCATAGAAGCTGTCGTCCACAACAGAGATGCGGCATCACTTATGCGTGAGAGGAGCTACGAGCATGTTGATCTGGATCCGTTCGGTTCTCCGTCCGAATTCATTGACTCCGCATGCAGGTCTGCTAAAAGGTACCTCAGCATTACTGCAACAGACACCTCTGCCCTCTGTGGCAGTGCATCCATTTCTGGATTGAGGAAATATTCGGCCTTCGCAGAAAAAACAGAATACTACCACGAGGTGGGTCTGAGAATGCTCATAGGAAAGGCCGTTAGAGAGATCACAAAGTACGACAGGTATGCTGAGGTTCTGATTTCCTGGGCAAGGGAACACTATTATCGAGTCCACCTGAAGACAGGTAAGTCAAGCAGAAAAGCCGGGAAAATGTATGAGAAAATCGGCTACATTCTCCACTGCAGAAAATGCAGGAACAGAATGACAATCAGCGTTTTCGACACACCTGAAAGGGCGTGTGTATGTGGAAATGAGTTCAGAATGTACGGCCCACTGTGGCTGGGAGAACTGCACAGAAGGGACTTTGTTGAAAGACTGAACAAGGAGGGGGACACAGGCAAACTTTTCTCCGCAATAGAGAACGAGATCGAGACCATTACTCACTACGACATTCACGAAATAACGAAGATACTCCAGATTTCTCCTCCGGGACTCGATGCAGTGATAGAACGGCTCAGAGATGAGGGCTACCGGGCCTCAAGAACAAGGTTCGGTGGCACAAGTTTCAAAAGCGATGCAGATATTCAAACTGTGAAGGAAATCATCTCCCGAATTCCTCGATAG
- a CDS encoding NTPase: MRVAITGKPGSGKTTACLKIYESLKDRMQISGFITKEIRERGLRIGFSIIDLSTGEETLLARKGEGFPRVGKYRVFVENMDAVAERIQKSWSTSDIVIIDEVGPMELKSREFVSAMERLLESKTDLIVTVHYRSNHPLVMKIKKEFEVVILTPENRNQVVEEVLKRIDS; this comes from the coding sequence ATGAGGGTGGCGATAACCGGCAAACCAGGCTCTGGGAAGACCACTGCATGCCTGAAGATTTACGAATCACTGAAGGACAGAATGCAAATTTCGGGTTTCATAACAAAGGAGATTCGAGAGCGTGGATTGAGAATCGGTTTTTCCATCATTGATCTTTCCACGGGAGAGGAGACGCTGCTGGCCAGAAAAGGAGAGGGGTTTCCGAGGGTGGGCAAGTACAGGGTTTTTGTCGAGAACATGGATGCGGTGGCTGAAAGGATTCAGAAGAGCTGGTCCACCTCGGATATTGTCATCATAGATGAGGTAGGACCTATGGAACTCAAGAGCAGAGAATTTGTCAGCGCAATGGAGAGGCTGCTCGAAAGCAAAACAGATCTGATTGTAACCGTCCACTACAGGTCAAATCACCCTCTGGTCATGAAAATAAAGAAAGAATTTGAAGTGGTGATATTAACCCCTGAAAACAGAAATCAGGTCGTGGAGGAGGTGCTGAAAAGAATTGATAGTTGA
- a CDS encoding biotin/lipoyl-containing protein has product MKRFKVSVGGNVYYAEVEKISPALFKVKVDDNIIEVEVEEEKIKSAKLSHSPQMRTGAVEGGNRVVKAMLPGNVTKILVSEGESVNTGDVLLILEAMKMENEITAPANGKVKEIKVSEGQRVETGQVLVVLE; this is encoded by the coding sequence ATGAAAAGATTCAAGGTCAGCGTTGGTGGAAATGTCTATTACGCTGAAGTTGAAAAGATATCTCCTGCACTTTTCAAGGTAAAGGTGGATGACAACATTATCGAAGTGGAGGTCGAGGAGGAAAAAATCAAGTCCGCCAAGCTGTCTCACTCGCCACAGATGAGGACGGGAGCCGTGGAAGGGGGCAACAGGGTCGTGAAGGCCATGCTCCCTGGAAATGTTACGAAGATCCTCGTTTCCGAAGGTGAAAGCGTAAACACAGGAGACGTTCTTCTAATACTGGAAGCCATGAAAATGGAAAACGAGATAACTGCTCCAGCAAACGGAAAAGTCAAGGAGATAAAGGTTTCAGAAGGACAGAGGGTCGAAACGGGACAGGTTCTGGTAGTACTGGAATGA
- the endA gene encoding tRNA-intron lyase, with amino-acid sequence MKGLLKGESIVVEKAQKLISRNFGTAKGNSAILTPEEAAYLVYKGTLEVFSDDEHIVDFDRLFKMCDPVKYFVFQDLRDRGVRARFLDFGDYIPVSEKDCFPVEDLKEMSGKKLAVVDEEADVTYFKVEAFDEHGNHREELKKFSSRFSGSYFVTENTELYRKYFYGVLKGNRVIMSIYEGLYLMDEGIMEADVEREEVLEFARKTIPDFEKIFTVYRDLRERRFMVKTGFKFGSEFRVYEQVKNISELKHSKYLVKLRSNLNLRELAGDVRLSGAVNKTLIYPILCRNPEYIAVRRVRI; translated from the coding sequence ATGAAGGGTTTGCTGAAAGGAGAGAGTATCGTTGTCGAAAAAGCCCAGAAATTGATTTCAAGAAATTTTGGAACCGCTAAGGGTAATTCAGCAATCCTCACTCCCGAGGAAGCAGCTTATCTCGTGTATAAGGGAACACTTGAGGTATTCTCAGATGACGAGCATATTGTGGATTTTGATCGGCTTTTCAAAATGTGTGACCCGGTAAAATACTTCGTATTCCAGGATTTGAGAGATAGAGGTGTCAGAGCCCGTTTTCTTGATTTTGGAGACTACATTCCGGTAAGCGAAAAAGATTGCTTTCCAGTTGAGGATCTCAAAGAAATGAGTGGGAAAAAACTTGCAGTTGTCGATGAGGAGGCAGATGTTACCTACTTCAAAGTTGAAGCTTTTGACGAGCATGGAAACCACCGCGAAGAGCTGAAAAAATTCAGTTCAAGGTTTTCCGGGAGTTACTTCGTTACAGAAAACACAGAGCTGTACAGAAAATACTTTTACGGAGTGCTGAAGGGGAACAGAGTGATAATGTCAATATACGAGGGGCTCTATTTAATGGACGAGGGCATAATGGAGGCTGACGTTGAGAGAGAAGAAGTGCTGGAATTCGCCAGAAAAACCATACCGGATTTCGAGAAAATATTCACAGTGTACAGAGATCTGAGAGAAAGGAGATTCATGGTAAAGACCGGCTTCAAGTTTGGCAGTGAATTCAGAGTGTATGAGCAGGTTAAAAACATCTCCGAGCTTAAACATTCGAAATACCTCGTAAAGCTGAGGAGCAATCTCAACCTCAGGGAGCTGGCAGGAGATGTCAGACTTTCAGGAGCGGTTAACAAAACACTCATATACCCGATACTCTGCAGGAACCCAGAATACATCGCAGTAAGAAGAGTCAGAATCTGA
- a CDS encoding metal-dependent hydrolase yields the protein MLGVERKPYLVGVASKEKLRDWLNSLPETAREREPAEILSFLFIKVIEISFLVDLSSSQSFWIVMPLYSVLADFDSIAGIKHRTYSHAIYAPFILSLPPIPFPELYAVATISYLSHIFADMLTPSGVMLLYPYRETTFSFLPPAWRIGTGTNAEMIFLIAVLLLTASFSLAESTKEVVAEFSAAVIATLLGYRVPLGNVKEYLEHYSFTELFRAFSRVERVVSFVVERTARHRNERAFRNLHEVMQDGVCQMQ from the coding sequence ATGCTTGGGGTTGAAAGAAAACCCTATCTGGTAGGTGTGGCATCTAAGGAAAAACTCAGAGACTGGCTGAACTCTCTCCCGGAGACAGCAAGAGAAAGAGAGCCAGCAGAGATTCTCTCATTTCTCTTCATCAAGGTTATCGAGATCTCCTTCCTCGTTGACCTCTCATCCTCTCAATCATTCTGGATTGTGATGCCACTGTATTCAGTTCTCGCAGACTTTGACAGCATTGCCGGAATAAAGCACCGGACATACTCGCATGCCATCTACGCCCCATTCATCCTTTCCCTGCCTCCCATTCCATTTCCTGAACTTTATGCGGTTGCGACCATCTCCTATCTCTCCCACATCTTTGCAGACATGCTCACTCCGAGTGGTGTGATGCTCCTTTACCCTTACAGAGAGACAACATTCAGCTTTCTCCCTCCAGCATGGAGAATAGGAACAGGCACAAATGCCGAGATGATCTTTCTCATAGCAGTTCTTCTCCTCACCGCTTCATTCAGCCTTGCAGAATCCACAAAGGAGGTTGTTGCTGAATTCTCGGCAGCAGTAATAGCAACCCTGCTCGGATACAGAGTTCCCTTGGGCAACGTGAAGGAGTATCTTGAACACTACAGTTTCACCGAGCTTTTCAGGGCATTTTCCAGAGTCGAGAGGGTTGTCAGCTTTGTTGTTGAGAGAACAGCCCGCCATCGTAACGAGCGGGCTTTCAGAAATCTGCATGAGGTGATGCAGGATGGGGTTTGTCAGATGCAATAA
- a CDS encoding type II toxin-antitoxin system HicA family toxin, which yields MKLPAVSGEETIKALHKAGFRVVRQKGSHVRMEKRTDEGVIKVIVPLHHTLKKGTLRVILKQAGLSVEEFIRLL from the coding sequence TTGAAACTGCCTGCTGTTTCTGGAGAAGAGACAATCAAAGCCCTGCATAAAGCAGGTTTCAGAGTTGTGAGACAGAAAGGAAGTCATGTTCGTATGGAAAAAAGGACAGATGAGGGTGTTATAAAGGTCATAGTCCCTCTCCATCACACTTTGAAAAAAGGAACTTTGCGAGTAATACTTAAGCAGGCCGGATTGAGTGTTGAGGAGTTTATCAGGCTGCTCTGA
- a CDS encoding type II toxin-antitoxin system HicB family antitoxin: MKFKVVLEEAEEGGYVVYVPSLPGCVSQGETREEALENIREAIEVYLDIDDAEIEAETRGKKAEVVEVTL, translated from the coding sequence ATGAAGTTCAAGGTCGTCCTTGAAGAAGCTGAAGAAGGCGGATACGTCGTTTATGTTCCTTCTCTTCCTGGATGTGTATCCCAGGGTGAAACAAGAGAAGAAGCACTTGAGAATATCAGGGAAGCTATAGAGGTTTATCTGGATATTGACGATGCAGAAATAGAGGCAGAGACCAGAGGAAAGAAGGCGGAGGTCGTTGAGGTCACTCTCTAA
- a CDS encoding DUF7557 family protein — protein sequence MTKVISISDDVYDMLKSLKRDDESFSEVIRRLIRRSSIKEFSGTLSRETAEAILSARKR from the coding sequence GTGACAAAGGTCATCTCCATCTCAGACGATGTTTATGACATGCTCAAATCGCTGAAAAGAGATGATGAAAGCTTCAGCGAGGTCATCAGAAGGCTGATTAGGAGATCATCAATCAAAGAGTTCTCCGGAACTCTCAGCAGGGAGACAGCCGAGGCAATACTCTCAGCGAGAAAAAGGTGA